One region of Qipengyuania gaetbuli genomic DNA includes:
- a CDS encoding Do family serine endopeptidase — MKDVKPVRYAYSVTAALLAGGAALSLAGYPAGAQVAQNDDSHMARVVPRAGAPESFADLTAQLQPAVVNISTRQRIEISNGNGGNPFAGTPFEDLFNRRNGGQQPQEPQYREGQSLGSGFFISADGYVVTNNHVVSPSGRGTVEEITVTLPDGTEYEAELVGTDAQSDLAVLKVSRSQPFPFVKFGDSSQARVGDWVVAIGNPFGLGGTVTSGIVSSVLRNTGAGAYDRYIQTDAAINRGNSGGPLFDMQGNVIGINNAIYSPSGGSVGIGFAIPAETAAPIVDKLRRGVEIERGYLGIQIQPVTEDVAASLGLQRNRGEFVQSVQAGQPAERAGLQPGDIVLKVNGRDVTPDQTLSYLVANISPGTTIPLDVVRDGERRRINVTVGKRPTEEELRQSQMFDPDAEQEDDMAPSDNAVIEERLGLQVLELTPQIARQLGAGADTRGVVIASVNRNSDAARKGLQRGDIILSANYRPLTAVTDLETAVRGAQADNREAVLLRVQRRGRPAQYVAVRLMR; from the coding sequence ATGAAGGACGTGAAGCCAGTGCGATATGCATATTCCGTAACCGCCGCCCTGCTTGCCGGAGGCGCCGCTCTTTCCCTCGCCGGATACCCCGCCGGAGCGCAGGTCGCCCAGAACGACGATTCCCACATGGCCCGCGTGGTCCCGCGTGCCGGGGCACCCGAAAGCTTCGCCGATCTGACGGCCCAGCTGCAGCCCGCCGTGGTGAACATCTCCACCCGCCAGCGGATCGAGATTTCCAACGGCAATGGCGGCAATCCCTTTGCCGGCACGCCATTCGAAGACCTGTTCAACCGCCGCAACGGCGGCCAGCAGCCGCAGGAACCGCAGTACCGCGAAGGCCAGTCGCTGGGTTCGGGCTTCTTCATTTCGGCCGACGGTTATGTCGTGACCAACAACCACGTCGTCAGCCCTTCGGGCCGCGGCACGGTCGAGGAGATCACCGTCACCCTGCCCGACGGCACCGAATACGAGGCGGAACTGGTCGGCACCGACGCCCAGTCCGACCTTGCCGTACTCAAGGTCAGCCGCAGCCAGCCCTTCCCCTTCGTGAAGTTCGGCGATTCGAGCCAGGCGCGCGTGGGTGACTGGGTCGTCGCCATCGGCAATCCCTTCGGCCTTGGCGGCACGGTGACCAGTGGCATCGTCTCCAGCGTGCTGCGCAACACCGGCGCGGGTGCATACGACCGCTACATCCAGACCGATGCGGCCATCAACCGCGGCAATTCGGGCGGCCCGCTGTTCGACATGCAAGGCAATGTCATCGGCATTAACAACGCGATCTACTCGCCTTCGGGCGGCAGCGTGGGCATCGGTTTCGCAATTCCCGCAGAAACCGCCGCACCCATCGTCGACAAGCTGCGCCGCGGCGTGGAAATCGAACGCGGCTATCTCGGCATCCAGATCCAGCCGGTGACCGAAGACGTCGCCGCATCGCTCGGCCTCCAGCGGAATCGCGGCGAGTTCGTGCAGTCGGTCCAGGCCGGCCAGCCGGCCGAACGCGCCGGCCTGCAGCCGGGTGACATCGTGCTCAAGGTCAATGGCCGAGACGTGACGCCCGACCAGACGCTGTCCTATCTCGTCGCCAATATCTCGCCGGGCACGACCATCCCGCTCGATGTCGTGCGCGATGGCGAACGCCGCCGCATCAACGTCACCGTGGGCAAGCGTCCGACCGAAGAGGAACTGCGCCAGAGCCAGATGTTCGACCCCGATGCCGAACAGGAAGACGACATGGCGCCGAGCGACAATGCGGTGATTGAGGAACGCCTCGGCTTGCAGGTGCTCGAACTGACGCCGCAGATTGCCCGCCAGCTGGGCGCTGGCGCCGATACGCGCGGCGTGGTGATCGCCTCGGTCAACCGCAACTCGGATGCGGCGCGCAAGGGCCTGCAGCGCGGCGACATCATCCTGTCCGCGAACTATCGCCCGCTGACCGCCGTTACCGACCTCGAGACGGCTGTCCGCGGTGCGCAGGCCGACAACCGCGAGGCCGTCCTGCTGCGCGTCCAGCGCCGCGGTCGCCCGGCCCAGTACGTGGCGGTTCGCCTGATGCGCTGA
- the rpsT gene encoding 30S ribosomal protein S20, translating into MANTPQAKKRIRRNDKRAEINGARMSRIRNFVKKVELAIEGGDKETAKTALLNAQPEMARGVARGVMHKNTAARKMSRLSKRVAAL; encoded by the coding sequence ATGGCCAATACGCCGCAAGCCAAGAAGCGCATCCGCCGCAACGACAAGCGCGCCGAGATCAACGGTGCCCGCATGAGCCGCATCCGCAACTTCGTGAAGAAGGTCGAACTGGCCATCGAAGGCGGCGACAAGGAAACGGCCAAGACCGCCCTGCTCAACGCGCAGCCGGAAATGGCTCGCGGCGTTGCTCGCGGCGTCATGCACAAGAACACCGCGGCTCGTAAGATGAGCCGCCTGTCGAAGCGCGTCGCAGCGCTCTGA
- a CDS encoding transglycosylase domain-containing protein → MDKRGSRRKKAARAQRAQRAEADGQREPGRFWRWTKRLFVWGAALALLGALFLAIAVGFAARSLPSFYQLKATQNAQTIVVRARDGTEIVELGPSYGKWLSHDEIPQVMKDAMIAVEDRRFYSHPGVDPYGLTRAVYVWATGEDRLGATSTITQQLARNVFLNSNRSLDRKLREAVLAMALEWKFSKEQILELYLNKVYFGGGAYGIDSASRKFFSHPANELSVGEAAIIAGLVKAPSRYSPTADVDAAVGRASVVLRLMKEQNFIPQDATVDPSEVRLKEEAAQNSVRYFTDWALPQLDLLLPETFEPIEVWTTLDVGMQRAATAAVQSNVPEGSQGALVSVDRDGAILALVGGTDYVETNYNRATNALRQPGSSWKLFVYLAALEAGYTPEDRVVDTPVTIGGWSPRNSTGRNIGETDLRTAFAYSVNTVAAQLGNEVGFGSVASMARRFGISTPINTYPAMVLGSNEVRLLDMTRAFAAVSNKGASVEPYGIVKVTTSDGETLYEHKKSRSTQLVPDHVAAGMTDLLQAAVQTGTGRAAQIGRPVAGKTGTTSSNKDGYFVGFSSGITTGVWMGRDDNKRVGGLQGGAAPAKAFAAFMRYAVKDRPVEEFDTELKLPEWQLEEDDEYFFGSPDDYYYIDEQGNLIEPGRAPEGPDGQLPFPVDGERPQPVPTDPTRPPLREQPPVRGQPGRGADGAPQAIGDDFLDRATGRNEQRQPERPRQ, encoded by the coding sequence ATGGATAAGAGAGGCAGCCGGCGCAAGAAGGCCGCTCGAGCACAGCGGGCCCAGCGCGCCGAGGCCGACGGTCAACGCGAACCCGGCCGGTTCTGGCGTTGGACCAAAAGGCTCTTCGTCTGGGGTGCCGCGCTGGCGCTCCTCGGTGCGCTCTTCCTCGCCATCGCGGTCGGATTTGCCGCCCGTTCGCTGCCCAGCTTTTACCAGCTGAAAGCCACGCAGAACGCGCAGACCATCGTCGTGCGCGCCCGCGACGGGACCGAGATCGTTGAACTCGGGCCGAGCTACGGCAAGTGGCTGTCGCATGACGAGATCCCGCAGGTCATGAAGGACGCGATGATCGCGGTCGAGGACCGGCGGTTCTATTCGCATCCCGGGGTCGATCCTTACGGCCTGACGCGCGCCGTCTATGTCTGGGCTACGGGGGAGGACCGGCTCGGTGCGACCTCGACCATCACCCAGCAGCTGGCGCGCAACGTGTTCCTGAATTCCAACCGCTCGCTCGACCGCAAGCTGCGCGAAGCGGTGCTGGCGATGGCGCTGGAATGGAAGTTCTCCAAGGAGCAAATCCTCGAGCTCTACCTTAACAAGGTCTATTTCGGCGGCGGTGCCTACGGCATCGATTCGGCCAGCCGGAAGTTCTTCAGCCACCCTGCCAACGAACTCTCGGTCGGCGAGGCGGCAATTATCGCGGGCCTGGTGAAGGCACCCAGCCGCTATTCGCCCACCGCCGATGTCGATGCCGCCGTGGGCCGCGCCAGCGTGGTGCTGCGCCTGATGAAGGAACAGAACTTCATCCCGCAGGACGCCACGGTCGATCCTTCGGAAGTCCGGCTGAAGGAAGAGGCCGCACAGAACTCGGTGCGCTACTTCACCGACTGGGCGCTGCCGCAGCTCGACCTGCTGCTGCCCGAGACGTTCGAGCCGATCGAGGTCTGGACCACGCTCGATGTCGGAATGCAGCGCGCAGCCACCGCCGCAGTCCAGTCGAACGTGCCCGAAGGCTCGCAAGGCGCGCTGGTCAGCGTCGACCGCGATGGCGCGATCCTCGCGCTGGTGGGCGGCACCGATTACGTCGAGACGAATTACAACCGCGCGACCAATGCGCTGCGCCAGCCGGGATCGAGCTGGAAGCTGTTCGTCTATCTTGCCGCGCTGGAAGCCGGTTACACGCCGGAAGACCGGGTGGTGGACACGCCGGTTACCATCGGCGGGTGGAGCCCGCGCAACTCCACGGGACGCAATATCGGCGAGACGGACCTGCGCACGGCTTTTGCCTATTCGGTCAATACCGTGGCCGCGCAGCTGGGCAACGAGGTCGGATTCGGCTCGGTCGCGTCGATGGCGCGCCGTTTCGGCATCAGCACGCCGATCAACACCTATCCGGCCATGGTGCTCGGCTCGAACGAGGTCCGCCTGCTCGACATGACCCGTGCCTTTGCCGCGGTTTCGAACAAAGGGGCTTCGGTCGAACCCTATGGCATCGTCAAGGTGACGACTTCCGATGGGGAGACGCTTTACGAGCACAAGAAGTCGCGCAGCACGCAGCTCGTGCCCGACCACGTGGCGGCGGGCATGACCGACCTGTTGCAGGCGGCCGTCCAGACCGGCACGGGCCGCGCCGCGCAGATTGGGCGCCCGGTGGCCGGCAAGACGGGCACCACCAGTTCCAACAAGGACGGCTATTTCGTCGGCTTCTCGTCCGGCATCACCACCGGCGTGTGGATGGGCCGCGACGACAACAAGCGCGTCGGCGGGCTACAGGGCGGTGCCGCCCCGGCCAAGGCCTTCGCTGCCTTCATGCGCTATGCGGTGAAGGACCGCCCGGTCGAGGAATTCGATACCGAACTCAAGCTGCCCGAATGGCAGCTTGAGGAAGATGACGAGTACTTTTTCGGAAGCCCGGACGACTATTACTACATCGACGAGCAGGGCAATCTGATCGAGCCTGGTCGTGCGCCAGAGGGGCCCGACGGGCAGCTACCCTTCCCGGTGGACGGCGAACGTCCGCAACCGGTCCCGACCGATCCCACGCGGCCCCCGCTGCGCGAGCAGCCGCCCGTGCGCGGGCAGCCGGGGCGCGGGGCGGATGGCGCACCGCAAGCCATCGGGGACGACTTCCTCGACCGGGCTACGGGGCGCAACGAACAGCGCCAGCCCGAACGCCCCCGCCAGTAG
- the hflC gene encoding protease modulator HflC, which produces MQQIWEDHKATVAALGLAVVAFMLSAFVVPEEEQVVIVRTGEPVGTINTPSGNLKAGLHFRWPFIDKVVRIEKRLLDLEMSDEEVLSNDQQRLLVNAYARFRITDPVTMVERAGSTDGVRNALQPILNSVLRQELGRRTFQSMLTAERGDALANVRANLDRQARQYGAEVVDVKITRTDLPEAPLQSAFRRMESDREREARTIRAQGARDARIIRAEADAEAARIYAESFGKDAGFYDFYRAMQSYDATFAPGNGNAESNIILSPDNEYLRQFRGRR; this is translated from the coding sequence ATGCAGCAGATCTGGGAAGATCATAAGGCGACCGTCGCCGCCCTTGGCCTCGCGGTGGTGGCATTCATGCTGAGCGCCTTCGTCGTGCCCGAAGAAGAGCAGGTCGTGATTGTCAGGACCGGTGAACCGGTCGGCACGATCAATACGCCCAGCGGCAACCTGAAGGCCGGCCTCCATTTCCGCTGGCCCTTCATCGACAAGGTGGTGCGCATCGAAAAACGCCTCCTCGACCTCGAGATGAGCGACGAGGAAGTGCTTTCGAACGACCAGCAGCGCCTGCTCGTCAACGCCTATGCCCGTTTCCGCATCACCGATCCGGTGACGATGGTGGAACGCGCCGGTTCGACCGATGGCGTGCGCAATGCCCTGCAGCCGATCCTGAACTCGGTCCTGCGCCAGGAACTGGGCCGCCGCACCTTCCAGTCGATGCTGACCGCGGAACGCGGCGATGCGCTCGCCAATGTGCGCGCCAATCTCGACCGGCAGGCCCGCCAGTACGGCGCGGAAGTGGTGGACGTGAAGATCACCCGCACCGACCTACCCGAAGCGCCGCTGCAGTCGGCTTTCCGCCGGATGGAATCGGACCGCGAGCGCGAAGCGCGCACGATCCGCGCACAGGGGGCCCGCGATGCCCGCATCATCCGTGCAGAAGCCGACGCGGAAGCTGCGCGCATCTACGCCGAAAGCTTCGGCAAGGACGCGGGCTTCTACGACTTCTACCGCGCGATGCAGAGCTATGATGCGACTTTCGCACCCGGCAATGGGAATGCGGAAAGCAACATCATCCTGTCGCCGGACAACGAGTACCTGCGGCAATTCCGCGGGCGGCGTTGA
- the msrB gene encoding peptide-methionine (R)-S-oxide reductase MsrB — protein sequence MSDKLIKSEAEWRETLTPEQYHILREKGTERAFTGKYDKNRQAGEYHCAACGQLLFESDEKFDSGCGWPAFSAPADGAAVEEHRDTSHGMIRTEVVCSKCDGHLGHVFPDGPGPTGLRYCINSAALDFEPED from the coding sequence GTGAGTGACAAGCTGATCAAGAGCGAGGCCGAATGGCGCGAAACGCTCACCCCCGAACAGTACCATATCCTGCGCGAGAAAGGCACGGAGCGGGCCTTCACCGGCAAATACGACAAGAACAGGCAGGCAGGCGAATACCACTGTGCTGCCTGCGGCCAGCTCCTGTTCGAAAGCGACGAGAAATTCGACAGCGGCTGCGGATGGCCCGCCTTCAGCGCGCCCGCGGATGGCGCGGCGGTCGAAGAGCATCGCGACACCAGCCACGGGATGATTCGCACCGAGGTCGTCTGTTCGAAATGCGACGGCCACCTCGGCCATGTCTTTCCCGATGGCCCCGGCCCGACGGGCCTGCGCTATTGTATCAATTCCGCCGCGCTCGATTTCGAGCCGGAGGACTGA
- the hflK gene encoding protease modulator HflK, which produces MAGGKNPWGSGGSSSGDGGDKDEPEASKPKGPKNPWLPPGSGGDRRGPNIEDIFKSRGPEGPRRTGGPGGPGFRMPQRPGGKSWFPVAVAGIVGLGLLATSVHLIGPQQEAVVKTLGNYTRPMTPGLNFSLPFPIETVDVEDVQGVRIVRVPGSNQQVKLILTGDQNLVDLSFIVRWNISDLEDFKFRLVDPVETVNDVAEAAMRAAVAETELDETFSGQGRAAIEQEVRERMQRTLDGYQAGVRVLGVEIEKADPPSDVVEAFRDVQVAEQQADAARNKARGEAQQVLAQAQGEAEAFDKVYEQYRLAPEVTRQRLYYETMERVLSKTPKTVVETNNVTPYLPLPEIRRRAQEAPQANTVTTQEGQ; this is translated from the coding sequence ATGGCTGGCGGAAAGAACCCCTGGGGTAGCGGGGGCAGTTCATCGGGAGACGGTGGCGACAAGGACGAGCCCGAGGCAAGCAAGCCCAAGGGCCCCAAGAACCCGTGGCTGCCGCCCGGCAGCGGCGGCGACCGTCGCGGTCCCAATATCGAAGACATCTTCAAGAGCCGCGGGCCCGAAGGCCCGCGCCGCACCGGCGGACCAGGCGGTCCCGGCTTCCGGATGCCCCAGCGCCCCGGCGGCAAGAGCTGGTTCCCCGTGGCAGTGGCCGGCATCGTCGGGCTCGGCCTGCTTGCGACCAGCGTCCACCTGATCGGCCCGCAGCAGGAAGCCGTGGTCAAGACGCTGGGCAATTACACTCGCCCAATGACCCCGGGCCTCAACTTCTCGCTGCCCTTCCCGATCGAGACGGTCGACGTGGAAGACGTGCAGGGCGTGCGTATCGTGCGTGTTCCCGGCTCAAACCAGCAGGTGAAGCTGATCCTGACGGGCGATCAGAACCTCGTGGACCTCAGCTTCATCGTGCGCTGGAACATCTCCGACCTGGAAGACTTCAAGTTCCGCCTCGTCGACCCCGTGGAAACGGTCAACGACGTGGCCGAGGCCGCGATGCGCGCCGCGGTTGCCGAAACCGAACTGGACGAGACATTCTCGGGCCAGGGCCGTGCGGCGATCGAACAGGAAGTGCGCGAGCGGATGCAGCGCACGCTCGACGGCTACCAAGCCGGTGTGCGCGTGCTCGGCGTCGAAATCGAAAAGGCAGACCCGCCGTCCGACGTGGTCGAGGCCTTCCGCGACGTGCAGGTCGCCGAACAGCAGGCCGATGCCGCGCGCAACAAGGCCCGCGGTGAAGCGCAGCAGGTGCTTGCACAGGCGCAGGGTGAGGCGGAAGCCTTCGACAAGGTCTACGAACAGTACCGCCTTGCGCCCGAAGTGACGCGCCAGCGCCTCTATTACGAAACCATGGAGCGGGTACTCTCGAAGACGCCCAAGACCGTGGTCGAAACCAACAATGTGACGCCCTACCTGCCGCTGCCGGAAATCCGGCGCCGCGCCCAGGAAGCGCCGCAGGCGAACACCGTGACCACGCAGGAGGGCCAGTAA
- a CDS encoding Mrp/NBP35 family ATP-binding protein: MATSEITDDLPPEFAGRVSAATLKDGRALIVFDAAGLGEAERAAIERDITARLSARSDVNDVRVVMTAERKAPTLIAIGSGKGGVGKSTLTANLAIALARQGIRTGLVDADVYGPSQQVIFDAEDAKPDARDNRMIPVETKFGVRMLSMGQLVAPGRAIAWRGPMVGNALAQMIDAHWDAEDVILIDLPPGTGDVQLTMVQKYKPAGAILVSTPQDLALIDAARAGQFFDAAAVPVIGLVENMAGYACPHCGEVSDPFGKGGVEAAAQRLELPFLGRIPLDLAIRQGSDAGEPPAAGDSAQAEPFLSIAGKLAAWISARS; encoded by the coding sequence ATGGCGACGAGCGAAATTACCGACGATCTTCCACCCGAATTTGCCGGACGTGTCAGCGCAGCGACGCTGAAGGACGGGCGCGCGCTGATCGTGTTCGATGCGGCCGGCCTCGGCGAAGCCGAACGCGCCGCAATCGAGCGTGACATAACCGCGCGGCTGTCCGCTCGCAGCGACGTGAACGACGTGCGCGTCGTCATGACGGCAGAGCGCAAGGCGCCCACGCTCATCGCGATCGGATCGGGCAAGGGCGGCGTGGGCAAGTCGACGCTTACCGCCAATCTCGCCATCGCGCTCGCCCGGCAGGGCATTCGCACCGGCTTGGTCGATGCCGATGTCTATGGCCCCTCGCAGCAGGTCATCTTCGATGCGGAGGATGCCAAGCCCGATGCCCGCGACAACCGGATGATCCCGGTGGAGACGAAATTCGGCGTGCGCATGCTCTCGATGGGCCAGCTGGTCGCGCCCGGCCGCGCCATCGCATGGCGCGGCCCGATGGTCGGCAATGCGCTGGCGCAGATGATCGATGCGCATTGGGACGCAGAGGATGTGATCCTCATCGACCTGCCGCCGGGCACGGGCGACGTGCAGCTGACGATGGTGCAGAAATACAAGCCGGCGGGCGCGATCCTCGTCTCGACACCGCAGGATCTGGCGCTGATCGACGCGGCGCGCGCCGGGCAGTTCTTCGATGCGGCAGCGGTGCCCGTGATCGGGCTGGTCGAGAACATGGCCGGCTATGCCTGCCCGCATTGCGGCGAGGTTTCCGATCCCTTCGGCAAGGGCGGTGTGGAAGCAGCGGCACAGCGGCTGGAGCTGCCCTTCCTGGGCCGCATCCCGCTCGACCTGGCGATCCGCCAAGGCAGCGATGCAGGCGAACCTCCGGCGGCGGGCGACAGCGCGCAGGCCGAACCCTTCCTCTCGATTGCCGGAAAGCTGGCGGCATGGATTTCCGCAAGAAGCTGA
- the dnaA gene encoding chromosomal replication initiator protein DnaA encodes MEDLEAVNLAADWADISQGLRKDLGHQLHSQWIKPIQLGKIDPETGTLDLFLPTEFSANWVKDRFADRLSLAWKIARSEVRRVAISVHPGRRQVADLRLHGDGRRPANDGDHSMMAIGADTLGDQGFTSSVGLDASLSFAAFVTGEANVLAFNAAQRMAATEKPQFSPLYLKAATGQGKTHLLHAIGHAFLKAHTRSRIFYCSAERFMVEFVQALKANRMIEFKARLRSFDLLLVDDIQFIIGKASAQEELLYTIDALLAEGKRLVFAADRAPQALDGVEPRLLSRLSMGLVADIQPADIELRKKILHSKLSKFAPLAVPEDVIEFLARTITRNVRELVGGLNKLIAYAQLTGQEVSLQLAEEQLTDILSANRRRITIDEIQRTVCQFYRIDRSEMSSKRRARAVVRPRQVAMYLSKVLTPRSYPEIGRKFGGRDHSTVIHAVRLIEDLRERDADMDGDVRSLLRQLES; translated from the coding sequence ATGGAGGATCTGGAGGCGGTAAACCTGGCAGCCGATTGGGCTGACATCAGCCAGGGGCTCCGCAAGGATCTCGGCCATCAACTGCACAGCCAGTGGATCAAACCGATCCAGCTCGGCAAGATCGATCCGGAAACGGGTACGCTGGACCTGTTCCTGCCGACCGAATTCAGCGCCAACTGGGTCAAGGACCGCTTTGCCGACCGGCTCAGCCTGGCATGGAAGATCGCCCGCAGCGAAGTGCGCCGCGTAGCCATCTCGGTCCATCCGGGTCGCCGCCAGGTCGCCGACCTGCGCCTGCACGGCGACGGCCGTCGCCCGGCCAACGATGGCGATCATTCGATGATGGCGATCGGCGCGGACACGCTGGGCGACCAGGGCTTCACCTCCTCGGTGGGCCTCGACGCCTCGCTCAGCTTCGCTGCCTTCGTGACGGGCGAAGCCAACGTGCTTGCCTTCAACGCCGCGCAGCGCATGGCCGCGACCGAAAAGCCGCAGTTCTCGCCGCTCTATCTCAAGGCCGCTACCGGCCAGGGCAAGACGCACCTGCTGCATGCCATCGGCCATGCTTTCCTGAAGGCCCACACGCGCAGCCGCATCTTCTACTGCAGTGCCGAACGCTTCATGGTCGAATTCGTCCAGGCGCTGAAGGCCAACCGGATGATCGAATTCAAGGCGCGCCTGCGCAGCTTCGACCTGCTGCTGGTGGACGACATCCAGTTCATCATCGGCAAGGCGTCGGCACAGGAAGAACTGCTCTACACGATCGATGCGCTGCTGGCCGAAGGCAAGCGCCTTGTGTTCGCAGCCGACCGTGCGCCGCAGGCGCTCGACGGGGTGGAACCGCGCCTCCTCTCGCGCCTGTCGATGGGCCTCGTCGCGGACATCCAGCCCGCCGACATCGAGCTGCGCAAGAAGATCCTGCACTCCAAGCTAAGCAAGTTCGCCCCGCTCGCCGTGCCGGAAGACGTGATCGAATTCCTCGCCCGCACCATCACGCGCAATGTGCGCGAGCTGGTCGGCGGCCTCAACAAGCTGATCGCCTATGCGCAGCTGACCGGCCAGGAAGTCTCGCTCCAGCTCGCCGAAGAACAGCTGACCGACATCCTGTCGGCCAACCGCCGCCGGATCACGATCGACGAGATCCAGCGCACGGTCTGCCAATTCTATCGCATCGACCGTAGCGAGATGTCGTCCAAGCGCCGTGCGCGCGCGGTCGTCCGCCCGCGCCAGGTCGCGATGTATCTTTCCAAGGTGCTGACCCCGCGCAGCTATCCCGAAATCGGGCGTAAGTTCGGCGGCCGCGATCACTCCACCGTGATCCATGCCGTCCGCCTGATCGAGGACCTGCGCGAACGTGACGCCGACATGGACGGCGATGTGCGCAGCCTGCTGCGCCAGCTGGAGAGCTGA
- a CDS encoding DUF983 domain-containing protein: MSLSPEANRPSAVGYDLPASLFAAMLRGVRHRCPRCGEGKLFRRWLKPVDTCSACSLDISGQRADDLPAYIGIFVTGHLLAPVIIALVTKWELGAVALLAIIIPLAIVMLVALLQPSKGAVIGLQWWNGMHGFRKERLSEGDGAER, translated from the coding sequence ATGAGCCTGTCCCCAGAAGCCAACCGGCCGAGTGCCGTGGGCTACGACCTTCCAGCCAGCCTGTTTGCCGCGATGCTGCGCGGCGTGCGCCATCGCTGCCCGCGCTGCGGCGAAGGCAAGCTTTTCCGCCGCTGGCTGAAGCCGGTCGACACGTGCTCTGCCTGTTCGCTCGACATCTCGGGCCAGCGGGCCGACGATCTTCCCGCCTACATCGGTATTTTCGTGACCGGCCACCTGCTCGCGCCGGTGATCATCGCGCTGGTGACGAAGTGGGAGCTGGGCGCGGTTGCCCTCCTCGCCATCATCATTCCGCTGGCAATCGTGATGCTGGTCGCGCTGCTCCAGCCTTCCAAGGGCGCGGTGATCGGCCTCCAGTGGTGGAACGGCATGCACGGCTTCCGCAAGGAACGCTTGTCGGAAGGTGACGGAGCCGAGCGATGA